Below is a genomic region from Streptomyces ferrugineus.
GGCCGTACCGGTCGTGCGTCCGCAGCTCGGGCTCGTGGCGGTTGGCCTGCTCGCCCCACTCCTGCGCCTGAACGCTCCCGGCCCGCAGGCCGAGCCGCCGGACCTCCTCCTCGGCCCATCCGGCGCCTTCCCGGCGCAGCCCTTCGAGCAGCGCCGTGTCCTCCGACGCGTCGTACGGCGTCAGAGGCGGGGGCTGGTTGGTGACGTCGTGCGTGGCGTACTGCCCGGACTGCTCCTGCGCGGGTATCGAGACCATGCGCCCATGTTGCATCACCGCTGCGGTTGCAGCAATCCTGTAATACGCCGGATCGGCACGTAAGGTACCTGGCCATGCGCAACAACGCGGCACTGACGGCCGACGAGGTGGAGCTGCGCCCGCTGTCCGCCCGCTCGGTGGTCCTGAGTCTGCTGCTGGGGCTGCATCCGCCCGAGCTTCCGGTGAAGGACCTGGTGGGCGCGGTGGAGCCGTTCGGGATCGCGGGATCCACGCTGCGGGCCGCGCTCAGCCGGATGGTGGCGGCCGGCGACCTGCGCCGCGCGGACACGGTCCACCGGCTCAGCGACCGCCTCCTGGAACGACAGCGACGCCAGGACGACGCCGTCCACCCCGAGACCCGGCCCTGGGACGGCGACTGGGAGATGGTCGTCGTCACGGCGACGGGCCGGAGTGCCGCCGAGCGCGCGGAACTGCGCACCGAGCTGACCCGGCTGCGGCTCGCCGAACTCCGCGAGGGCGTCTGGCTGCGACCGGCCAACCTGCGCCGCGCCCTGCCGGACGGTCTGCGCGACGTGGCGCAGTGCTACACGGCCCGTCCCGACCGCCCAGCGCGGGAGCAGGCCGCGGACCTGTGGCCCCTGGACGCCTGGGCCGACACGGGGCGCGCCCTGCTGGCCCATGTCGCCGCCGCCCGCCGCCCGTCGGAACGCTTCACCGGCTTCGCGGCCGTCGTACGGCATCTGCTCGCCGACCCGGTGCTGCCGGCTCGACTCCTCCCGCCAGACTGGCCCGGCGAGCCGCTGCGCACCGCGTACGCGGACTACCGGCGGGAGCTGGTGGAGGACGTACGCGCGCGGGGCCGTCAGGAATGACGGCGGCCTTCGGGAACGACGCGAGCGGCCGCACGAAGCGCCGTGCGGGGACGCTTCGGACGGCCGCCTTCACCGTGGGGGGCTACCGGAGGGCGCGGGCGATCACCTGTAGGTGATGTCCGAGCTGGAGTACCGGCAGTTCGTGCTGTCCGGGCCCGTACCCACGGCGTCGTTGTTGTTGTACTTCTGGCAGGGGATGACCTTGCGGCTGGAGTCGTTCAGGATCGTGATGCCGCGCAGCGTCGCCACGTCGTCCCGGTTGACGTTGATGCCGACGAGGCGGGCCGTGGACCCCGTGCCGGTCACCTCGATGTTGCTGAGATTGACCTTGCGCGTGTGCTGTGTGGAGCAGTCGCCGCACGAGCGGTACAGCGTCTTGAACTCGCTGACCGCGAAGTTGGAGATGTTCACCGTGCCGGGCCCGTTGTGCTGGAAGACCTTGTCGGCCGCCTTCTTGGCGCCGCCGCCGGTGACGGTGTAGGTCGAGCCGCCGCGGAAGGTGGCGGCGTCCTCGCCGACGTCCTCCCACCACACGTTCTGCAGGGTGCAGTTGCCCTCGCAGTGGATGCCGTCGGCGCCGGGCGCGCCGATGATGACGTTCTTCAGCGTCGCGCCGGCCGCGAGCTTGAAGATCGGGTCCTGGCCCTCTTCCTGGCCGTCGCCGGCCAGGTCGCCGCTGCCGTAGTAGCGGACCATGCCGCCGTCCCGTACGCCGGACACGTCGATGGTGGAGCTCACCGGCTGGCTGCTGGTGGGCCTCGGCCACGTGGCGGCGCTCGCCGGCGGTGCTCCGACTGTCGTGATCATGACAGACGAGAGCCCGAGTGCGGCCAGGCCGCCGGTCAGTGCGCGCCGGCGGGCGCGGGGATTCGCTGGGGAAGTCATGTCCCGATGCCTTCTTCCGGTTGGGGGGTGGTCAGAGCTTTCCGGCGCCCGCGCCGGACGTCACCGAGGCGACGACGCCGGACGCGGGCTCCGCGGTGTAGCTGTAGGGCGGCGTGGTGAAGCTGCCGGACTGCGAGATCTCGGTCGCGGCTCCACCGAGATCGTTGCCGCGCAGATTGGCGTAGCCGTCCTCGTCGCTGCTGCGGTTGGTGGTGACGGCGAGCTTGGTGTCGCGGAAGACGTTGTTCTCCACGAGCATCTGGGCGCCCATGCGCGAGTGGCAGGCGGTGTCCGCGCCGGCCACGTAGTTGTTGTAGAAGTGCCCGGTGCCGAAGCGCAGGCTGGGGATGCGCGAGTAGACGTCGCTGAACTGGTTGTGGTGGTACGTCACCTTCAGGTGCCCGGTGTCCTCGCTCGCGTTGTTGTCGCTGTGGCCGACGAGCGAGCCCTTGAAATGGTCCTTGAAGGTGTTCCAGGACACCGTCACGTCGTCCGAGCCGTGATTGATGTCCAGCAGGCCGTCGTAGTAGTCCTTGTCGTGATCACGGTCGGCGGAGAAGGAGTTGTGGTCGATCCACACCTTCGTCGACGCCTGGACCGTGATGCCGTCGGCCGGCGCCACCGGCTTGCTGATGTTCAGGTTGCGTACGACGACGTTGGAGACGTTCTTCAGGCGCAGCCCGCCGCCGGTGAACCCGGACGACGAACCCACGCCCAGCACCGTGGTGTTGGAGCCGACGTCGACCTGACCGCTCAGCGGGATCAGTCCGCTCACCCGGACGACCTTGGCCGAACTGCCGGTCACCGCCGCCTTGAAGGCGTCCAGCGTGGAGACGGTGACCGCCGAGGCGCTGCCGCCGCCGGTGGTCCCCGCGCCGAAGCCGATCGGCGAGGTCTCGGCGGCCCCGGCCGGCTGCGGCAGGGCGAGGGCGACCGCGGTGGCGAGGGCGGCCGCGGCGGCTGCCACCGGCGCGGTTCTTTGCGGGCGTGCATGTGGGGGGAGAGTTCGCATGCGGGTGCGTCCCTTCGAGAGGAGCGACACGATCATGTACATGAACTTTGTGCGTCATGTAGAACGCCGCGCGCGGGCAGTGTGGCCCTGTGGGGGTGCGATGATGCGGCTCGGTCACACTGCTGAACGGAACGTAGGGGGCAAGCGCTTTCTAGTCAACGCTTTGCGCAGAAGAATTCGGTCAGGCCTACTGGAGGCGAGGGCTCTCGGGGGTACTGGCCGTGGGAGCGCTTCCATGCTGAGCGTGTCCATGCCACGATGCCCTCTCGTCGCACTGCCCGCACCACGTCCACGAGCCGCGACCAGAAGGGACAAGGACGTGCCCACCCCCCTCCGCACGACCGTGAGAAGACCGCTCCGGACGCTGTTGGCCGCCCTCCTGCCGCTGCTCGCGGCACTCCTCGCCGCCGCCCCCGCGGCCGCCGCCCGCACCGAGGCCGCCGACGCGGTCCCCACCGCGACGCTCACCGAGGTCACCGACTTCGGCACCAACCCCAGCGATCTGCGGATGTACGTGTACGTGCCGGACAACGTGAGCGTCGACCCGGCGGTGCTGGTGGCCGTGCACTGGTGCACCGGCTCCGGCCCCGACATGTACAACGGCACCGAGTACGACACCCTCGCCGACCAGTACGGCTTCATCGTGCTGTACCCGTCCGTCACCCGCAGCAGCAAGTGCTTCGACGTCTCCTCGCCGCAGGCCCTGAAGCGGGGCGGCGGCAGCGATCCGGTCGGCATCAAGTCCATGATCGACTGGGTCACCGACACCTACGACGCCGACCCCCGCCGGATCTACGCCACCGGCATCTCCTCCGGCGCGATGATGACCAACGTCCTGCTCGGCGACTACCCCGACGTGTTCGCCGCGGGCGCCGCATTCTCCGGCGTCCCCTTCGGCTGCTTCGCCACCACCGACGGCTCGGAGTGGAACAGCGCCTGCGCCCAGGGCACGGTCACCCGCACCGCGCAGCAGTGGGGCGACATCGCCCGCGCCGCCTACCCCGGCTACACCGGGCCCCGGCCGCGCATGCAGCTCTGGCACGGCACCGAGGACGACGTCCTGCGCCACCCCAACCTAGGCGAGATGATCAAGCAGTGGACGAACGTCCAGGGCGTCGCCCAGACCCCGGCCGCCACCGACACACCCCAGACCGGCTGGACCCGCACCCGCTACGGCGGCACCGGTGACCGGGCCCCCGTCGAGGCGATCAGCCTCCAGGGCGTCGGCCACAACCTGTACAGCTACGGCATGGCCGCCCGCGTCCTCACCTTCTTCGGCCTGGACAGCGGCGGCCCCGCCCCCCAGCCGCAGCCCGGCGCCTGCAAGGTGACCGCCACGACCAACGCCTGGAGCACGGGCCTGACCGCCTCCCTGACCATCACCAACACCGGCACGACGCCGGTCAACGGCTGGCGGCTCGGCTTCACGCTGCCCGCCGGCCAGACCATCACCAACGGCTGGGGAGCCACGTACGCCCCGGCCTCCGGCGCGGTGACGGCGGCCAGCGCCTCGTACAACGCGGTGCTCGCGCCAGGTGCGAGCGTCAGCGTCGGCTACCAGGCGAACCACACCGGGAACGGCGCGGCGCCGGGCGCCTTCACGCTCAATGGGACGGCCTGCGCGGCCGGCTGATCGCCCCGGGCCGCGTACGGGCGGATGACATGCCGTTTTGCGGGAACCCGGGCGCACAGCAGGAGATGTCTCCACACGACCGGCTGAGAGTGATCGATGGTTCTCGGACTTCTCACCCCCGCCCTGACACATCCGGCGTCCGCCGCGGCCGATCTGCTCACGGCCGGGCCCAGGCTGCTGGCCAAAGGAGCCGCACCCGCGGTGGGAGCCGCCGCGGGTGCGGTGGCCGGCACCGCCCGGGCGGGGGTGCGAAGCGCCGACGCCGCGGTACGTGTGGTGCGCGTCGCCCGCAGCACACTGACCCCCGGCTCGCACCCCTGGCGATCCGGCGCCCGGGCCCACCTCGCGCTGCGCCCCGAGGAGCCGGAACGCGTACGGCGCGCGGGCGGGACGGAGCGCGCGGCACGCAAGGTCGCCGCGGCGCTGGCCGAGCGGCCC
It encodes:
- a CDS encoding PaaX family transcriptional regulator C-terminal domain-containing protein; this translates as MRNNAALTADEVELRPLSARSVVLSLLLGLHPPELPVKDLVGAVEPFGIAGSTLRAALSRMVAAGDLRRADTVHRLSDRLLERQRRQDDAVHPETRPWDGDWEMVVVTATGRSAAERAELRTELTRLRLAELREGVWLRPANLRRALPDGLRDVAQCYTARPDRPAREQAADLWPLDAWADTGRALLAHVAAARRPSERFTGFAAVVRHLLADPVLPARLLPPDWPGEPLRTAYADYRRELVEDVRARGRQE
- a CDS encoding extracellular catalytic domain type 1 short-chain-length polyhydroxyalkanoate depolymerase; amino-acid sequence: MPTPLRTTVRRPLRTLLAALLPLLAALLAAAPAAAARTEAADAVPTATLTEVTDFGTNPSDLRMYVYVPDNVSVDPAVLVAVHWCTGSGPDMYNGTEYDTLADQYGFIVLYPSVTRSSKCFDVSSPQALKRGGGSDPVGIKSMIDWVTDTYDADPRRIYATGISSGAMMTNVLLGDYPDVFAAGAAFSGVPFGCFATTDGSEWNSACAQGTVTRTAQQWGDIARAAYPGYTGPRPRMQLWHGTEDDVLRHPNLGEMIKQWTNVQGVAQTPAATDTPQTGWTRTRYGGTGDRAPVEAISLQGVGHNLYSYGMAARVLTFFGLDSGGPAPQPQPGACKVTATTNAWSTGLTASLTITNTGTTPVNGWRLGFTLPAGQTITNGWGATYAPASGAVTAASASYNAVLAPGASVSVGYQANHTGNGAAPGAFTLNGTACAAG
- a CDS encoding pectate lyase, whose product is MTSPANPRARRRALTGGLAALGLSSVMITTVGAPPASAATWPRPTSSQPVSSTIDVSGVRDGGMVRYYGSGDLAGDGQEEGQDPIFKLAAGATLKNVIIGAPGADGIHCEGNCTLQNVWWEDVGEDAATFRGGSTYTVTGGGAKKAADKVFQHNGPGTVNISNFAVSEFKTLYRSCGDCSTQHTRKVNLSNIEVTGTGSTARLVGINVNRDDVATLRGITILNDSSRKVIPCQKYNNNDAVGTGPDSTNCRYSSSDITYR
- a CDS encoding pectate lyase family protein, whose translation is MRTLPPHARPQRTAPVAAAAAALATAVALALPQPAGAAETSPIGFGAGTTGGGSASAVTVSTLDAFKAAVTGSSAKVVRVSGLIPLSGQVDVGSNTTVLGVGSSSGFTGGGLRLKNVSNVVVRNLNISKPVAPADGITVQASTKVWIDHNSFSADRDHDKDYYDGLLDINHGSDDVTVSWNTFKDHFKGSLVGHSDNNASEDTGHLKVTYHHNQFSDVYSRIPSLRFGTGHFYNNYVAGADTACHSRMGAQMLVENNVFRDTKLAVTTNRSSDEDGYANLRGNDLGGAATEISQSGSFTTPPYSYTAEPASGVVASVTSGAGAGKL